Below is a window of Bordetella genomosp. 9 DNA.
TGTCGTGCGCGCTTTGCAACGTCGCATCGGGCGTTCCTACGGGGATCGTTAACATTCAATAGCATCTTTTACCTTTTCGGTAGTTATCCTGAGGGTGACGAGAGGAAGATTGCGCGGACCCCGCACCGCGCCGGCCACTCGTGTACTCGAACGTAATATCCTTCGTCCACCCGCTTGTCCTCGGACGGGTGGGCAAGACACAATATGTCGCGGTTTAAACATGCCGCACACGGCGCCCAGGACCATCCAGGGCCCGTCAGTCATCGCATACCAGGCTCCGACATGCATATCCTCGTTCGTTTGATGTTGACCGGCACGGTGGCGGCCCTCGCCGCATGCGCCGCCCCTCCCGCGCCGCCGCCGCCGCCCCCCGCCCCCAGCCAGGCGGCCGTCGATGCCCTGGCCCAGGTGCGCGACCGCTACCAGGCGGGCGCCTACGGGGACGTCATCCGCACCGTCGCGACGTCGGACGCACTGGCGACGGCGCCCGCCGACATGCGCGTGGAATCCCTCAAGCTGCAGGCGTTCAGCTACTGCGTGACAGGCTATCGCGCGCTATGCGAGGATGACTTCAAGCGCATCCTGGAACTGGACCCGGCCTTCACATTGGGACCGGCGGAGATCGGCCATCCCCTCTGGGGCCCGGTCTTCCAGCGCGCGAAGGCCGCGAACGGCGGCTGAACCCTGAAGGAACCCGCAGTGGATTTACCCTTGTACGCCGACCCGGCATTCATCCAGTTGCTGCGCGGCAGCCACGAACGCCTGCTGGGCCGGCCGTTGCTTCCCCGGCCCATGGAAGCGCGGCAGGCCGCCCATTGGCTGTATGAAGAAGCGCCCTTCGAGGTACTGGCCCATGACACCGGCGCCGATCCCCGCTTCATCTATGGCAACAAGGCGGCGCAGCGACGCTTCGAGTACGACTGGGACGAGCTTACCCGGCTGCCCTCGCGGCTATCGGCCGAAGCGCCGAATCGCGAGGAACGGGAACGTTTCCTGGAACGCGTGCGGCGCACGGGCTTCGAAAGCGGGTACTGCGGTATCCGCATCACCAAGACCGGCAAACGCTTCCTGATCGAGCAGGCCACGCTGTGGGAATTGCGCGACGACGACGGCGGCGTCCACGGACAGGCGGTGGTGATTCCTCGCACCTCCGATCTTTGAGACAGGCCGGAACTGATTCGTGGACAGCGCCGCGCTGATGCGCTGGCGGAATATTCCCACGCACCAGGGGAAGGCTCTGCGCTGCCGGATGCGCGCCGCGCCGACAGACCGGCGCGATAGGCCCACATAGACTCGGCCTGTTCCCAGCAACCTTCCGCCGATTCTGGCGACGCGTATCGCCGGCTGGATGCGGGCGGCATGGCGCCGCGGCGCATCCCGACGATGACAGACGTCCCAACCAGAAGTCGTGGCGCCGGTACCCCAGCGTCACGCCAGCCCGCCCCCATCGGCAAGGTGGGCGATAAGCGCTTCACCGCCCAACCCGAATCCGGACACCGTACCGCGGCGCTCGCCGGCGCCCAGGCCAAGAGCGTCCTGGGAGGCGTACGCCGCCTGCTGCGCACGGCGATGCACGGTTCCCTGCCTCGCGCCGGCAATCCGCTGCGGCATGCGCGGCTGAACCTGGACGCCGCCTACGAATGCCTGCTGAAAACGTTGCTGGGCGGCGCGGAACCGCACGGGCCGCGCATGGCCTTCGCCCTGGCGGAAACCCTGGCGACGGAAGCGGCCTATGTCGCGGCGGGCGGCCGGCTGGCGATGCCCAATTGCGCTTATCCCAAGGCCACTGCCGCGTCCCGCACTCTGTCCAACTCCGGGGTCGAGTACGGGTCCGGCTCGGGGTGGGGTCCGGGGTACGAGTCCGAAACGGGGTCCGCGTCCGTCGCCGCGCCCGGACGGCACGCCGACCCACCGAACATGCCGTATGCGCCGCCGCTGGCGCCCTACGCCTTCACCGAACTGCTGCTGCTGCGCGAATACCTGCCGCGCGTCGCCATGTCGGGCCCCGACCGGATCGCGCCAGGTCCGTGCGGCCGCCTGACCATAGAACGGAGCTGCGGCGCCGTCGATCGGGAAATCTCGCTGCGCGAGCAACCTTTCACTGCCGTATTGCAGGTGCTGGCCCAGGAGGGCATATCCCCGGAAGACCTGGAAGGCCCCCTGCGTACCCTGGCGATGGCGGTCAGCATGCGGGAACGACGCGGCGAAAGCCCCATCCGTTTCCTGAGCGACCTGGCGGACAGCCGCAACAACGCCGAACTGGAAAACGCCGCGGCGGCGCTTGCATCGGCACCGCTGCGCGTGTCCTTCGACACCGCTTCCATTCCCGGCACGCAGGGGCGGCTGACGCTGTCCGCCTACGACGGCGGGGTGAAGACCTGCGCCCGCGTCCTGAAGAACGCACTGGACCAATGCATGCGTTCACGCCTGATCATCCGCGCCCGGTTGATCCTGAGGCAAGGCGCCGAGAAAAACCGCGCCACCTCGGACACATTGCGCAGCGTGTTCGACATGCTGTCGCAAGGCGTGGCCTCGATGAACGGCGACGCACCGTGGACGCGCAGCCAGCGCGACGCCCAGGTCACCACGCTGCTGGCGAAGGCCCTGGTCGGCGCGGACGGCCTGGATGTCCAGCGCTACGTCGCAGGCATGTCCGATGCCACGCTGCGCGTGTTCGAACGACACCTGCCCTTCCTGCCGGCGCCGCGCCGCAAGGCCGTCCTGCAGATCATCGAACATGAACGCCGCCGCCGCGGCGACGGCGACGCCGGCGCGCGAAGCGGCGAACGATCCAGCGGGCGCCTGTTTTCACGCACCATGGGGCGCGTCGGGATGCAGGCCACGCCCATACTCGCGCGGCTGTTCGCCCGCGTGCAACTGGACCTGCGGCGCCAGGCTGCCACGGACAACCCCGCCGCGGATCGCGAGCCGGCGCCGTCGTCCGATGCGTTGACCCGGATGTCCTTCGACGTCACGGCCCGCAACAACGGCGATTACGAAGTCTCCGTAACCGCCAATCTCACGCCGCATCGCGGCGACGATCCCGTGTCGGTGATCTACAAGAGCCGCATCGCGCCGGATTTCAAACCCCTGCATGGATCGTTCCGCCAGACGCGCTGACGGCCCATGAAAAAAGCCCCGCAGGGCCGGACGAGACGTCCTTTCCTGCGGGGCTTCAGGACCACCGCGATACGAACAGGCTGCCTTATTCGGCAGCCGGCTCGTGGCCACCTTCCGGCGCGACATCGCTTTCGATGTCCGAGCCGATGGTCGCGGGCGCTTCCTCGAACGGATTCGCCAGCTGGCGAGCCGCTTCGCGTTCCGCCGCTTCCAGCGCTTCCTTGTCCTTGCGGGCAAGGTGATACGCCAGGCCGGTACCGGCGGGGATCAAACGACCCACGATGACGTTTTCCTTCAGGCCACGCAGGTCGTCGCGCTTGCCCATGATGGCGGCTTCGGTCAGGACACGCGTGGTTTCCTGGAACGAGGCAGCCGAAATGAAGGAATCCGTCGACAGCGAGGCCTTCGTGATACCCAGCAGGACGTTGTCATAGCTGGCCGGACGCTTTTCCTCGGCGACCACGCGATCGTTCTCGTTCAACAGCTCCGAACGTTCGACCTGTTCGCCAGGGATGAACTCGGTATCGCCCGCGTCGACGATGTTCACACGACGCAGCATCTGGCGAACGATCACCTCGATGTGCTTGTCGTTGATCTTCACGCCTTGCAGACGGTACACGTCCTGCACTTCGTCCACGATGTAGGTGGCCAGCTTCTCGATGCCCTGCAGACGCAGGATATCGTGCGGATCCGCCGGACCGTCCACGATCATTTCGCCCTTGTTCACCACCTGGCCGTCGTGCACCAGCACCTGCTTTTCCTTCGGAATCAGGAACTCGTGGCTGACGCCTTCCAGGTCGGTGATGACCAGACGCTGCTTGCCCTTGGTGTCCTTGCCGAACGAAACCGTACCCGTGACGTCGGCCAGCATGCCGGCATCCTTGGGCGAACGGGCTTCGAACAGCTCGGCCACGCGCGGCAGACCGCCGGTAATGTCGCGCGTCTTCTGCGATTCCTGCGGAATACGGGCGAGCACTTCACCCACGGTGACCTGCTGGCCATCGCGCACCGTGATCAGCGCGCCCACCGGGAACGAGATGTTCACCGAATGGTCGGTGCCGGCGATCTTGACCTCTTCGCCAGACTCGTTGACCAGCTTGATCTGCGGACGCATGACGATCTTGCCGCCGCGCGTCTTGGGCGTGATGACGACCAGCGTCGACAGGCCGGTGACTTCGTCCACCTGCTTGGCGACGGTAACGCCTTCCTCGATGTTCTCGAAGCGCACCTGGCCGGCGTACTCCGACACGATCGGACGGGTCAGCGGATCCCAGCTTGCGAGGCGAGCGCCGGCCTTGACGGCTTCGCCGTCGCCGACCAGCACCGTCGCGCCGTACGGGATCTTGTGGCGTTCGCGTTCGCGGCCGTTGTCGTCATGGATGACGATTTCGCCCGAGCGCGAGATCGCCACGCGTTCGCCCTTGGCGTTGGTGACGTAGCGCATCGTGCTGGCGAAGCCCACCGTACCGTTGGACTTGGTTTCCACCGCGCTGGCCAGGGCCGAACGGGAAGCCGCGCCACCGATGTGGAAGGTACGCATCGTGAGCTGCGTGCCCGGTTCGCCGATGGACTGCGCCGCGATGACACCGACCGCTTCGCCGACGTTGACCATGTAGCCGCGGCCCAGGTCGCGGCCATAGCAATGCGCGCACAGGCCGTGACGCGTTTCGCAGGTCAGCGGCGTGCGGACCTTGACTTCGTCCACGCCGATGCGGTCGATCAGGTCGACCAGGTCTTCGTCCAGCAGCGTGCCCGCCTCGATCGCGGTTTCCTGCGTATCGGGGTTGACGATATCGATCGCCGCCACACGGCCCAGGATGCGGTCGCGCAGCGGTTCGATGACTTCGCCGCCTTCCACCAGGGCCTTCATCGAGTAGCCCTGCGAGGTGCCGCAGTCGTCTTCGATGATGACCAGGTCCTGCGTCACGTCGACCAGACGGCGGGTCAGGTAACCCGAGTTCGCGGTCTTCAGCGCCGTATCGGCCAGGCCCTTACGCGCACCGTGCGTCGAGATGAAGTACTGCAGCACGTTCAGGCCTTCACGGAAGTTCGCCGTGATGGGCGTTTCGATGATGGAGCCATCCGGCTTGGCCATCAGGCCGCGCATGCCCGCCAGCTGGCGGATCTGGGCGGCCGAACCGCGGGCGCCGGAGTCGGCCATCATGTAGATGGAGTTGAACGATTCCTGGCGCACTTCTTCGCCGTGACGGTTGATCACGGGCTCGGTGGCCAGTTGTTCCATCATCGCCTTGCCGACCTTGTCGCCAGCCTTGCCCCAGATGTCCACAACGTTGTTGTAGCGTTCCTGGGACGTGACCAGACCCGACGAGTACTGCTTGTCGATTTCCTTGACCTCACGGCTGGCCTCGCCAAGGATGGTTTCCTTGGCGGAGGGGATCAGCATGTCGTTCATGGCGATCGAGATGCCGCCGCGCGTGGCCAGGCGGAAGCCCGACTGCATCAGCTTGTCGGCGAAGATCACCGTGTCGCGCAGGCCGCAGCGACGGAAGGACTGGTTGATCAGGCGCGAGATTTCCTTCTTCTTCAGGGCCTTGTTCAGGACCGTGAAGGGCAGGCCGCGCGGCAGGATTTCCGACAGCAGGGCACGGCCGACTGTGGTTTCGTAGCGGCGCACCACGGGCTGCCATTCGCCCTGTTCGTCCTTGTCGAATTCCGTCAGGCGCACGGTGATGCGGGTTTGCAGCTCGACTTCGCCGTTGTCGTAGGCGCGCTGCACTTCGGCCACGTCGGTGAAGAAGATACCTTCGCCGCGGCCGTTGATGCGCTCGCGCGTCGTGTAGTACAGGCCCAGCACGATATCCTGGGACGGCACGATGGACGGTTCGCCGTTGGCCGGGAACAGCACGTTGTTGGAGGCCAGCATCAGGGTGCGCGCTTCCAGCTGCGCTTCCAGCGACAGCGGGACGTGCACGGCCATCTGGTCACCGTCGAAGTCGGCGTTGAACGCCGCGCAGACGAGCGGATGCAGCTGGATCGCCTTGCCTTCGATCAGCACCGGTTCGAAGGCCTGGATGCCCAGGCGGTGCAGCGTCGGCGCGCGGTTCAGCATCACCGGGTGTTCGCGGATGACCTCTTCGAGGATGTCCCACACCACCGGTTCCTGGCTTTCCACCAGCTTCTTGGCCGCCTTGATGGTCGTGGCCAGACCCATCATTTCCAGGCGGTTGAAGATGAAGGGCTTGAACAGTTCCAGCGCCATCAGCTTGGGCAGGCCGCACTGATGCAGCTTGAGCTGCGGACCCACCACGATGACCGAACGGCCGGAGTAGTCCACCCGCTTGCCCAGCAGGTTCTGACGGAAGCGGCCGCTCTTGCCCTTGATCATGTCGGCCAGGGACTTCAGCTGGCGCTTGTTGGCGCCGGTCATGGCCTTGCCGCGGCGGCCGTTGTCGAGCAGCGAGTCGACGGCTTCCTGCAGCATGCGCTTTTCGTTGCGCAGAATGATTTCCGGGGCCTTCAGTTCCAGCAGGCGCTTCAGGCGGTTGTTCCGGTTGATGACGCGGCGATACAGGTCGTTCAGGTCGGAGGTCGCGAAGCGGCCGCCGTCCAGCGGCACCAGCGGACGCAGGTCCGGCGGCAGCACGGGCAGCACTTCCATGACCATCCACTCGGGCTTGATGCCCGACTTCTGGAAGCCTTCCAGCACCTTCAGGCGCTTGGAGATCTTCTTGATCTTGGCTTCCGAACCGGTGGCCTTGAGCTCGCCGCGCAGCGTTTCCACTTCGCGGTCGATGTCGATGGTGCGCAGCAGTTCGCGCACGGCTTCCGCGCCCATCAGCGCGCGGAAGTCATCGCCATACTCTTCGGTCTTGGCCAGGAAGTCGTCGTCCGACATGATCTGGCCGCGCTTGAGCGGGGTCATGCCCGGCTCGATCACGCACCAGGCTTCGAAGTACAGGACGCGCTCGATATCGCGCAGCGTCATGTCCAGCACCATGCCCAGGCGCGACGGCAGGCTCTTCAGGAACCAGATGTGCGCGACGGGGCTGGCCAGTTCGATATGGCCCATGCGCTCGCGGCGCACCTTGGCGACCGTGACTTCAACGCCGCACTTTTCGCAGATGACGCCGCGATGCTTCAGGCGCTTGTACTTGCCGCACAGGCACTCGTAGTCCTTGATCGGCCCGAAGATCTTCGAGCAGAACAGGCCATCGCGTTCCGGCTTGAACGTACGGTAGTTGATCGTTTCGGGCTTGCGGACTTCGCCGTAGGACCACGAACGGATTTTCTCGGGCGAGGCGATGCCGATCTTGATGGCATCGAACTGCTCGTCTTGAGAGACTTGCTTGAAAAGGTCGAGTAGCGCTTTCATTAGTTACGCTCCAAATCCATGTCCAGGGCCAGCGAGCGGATTTCCTTCACCAGCACGTTGAAGGATTCCGGCATACCGGCGTCGATGACGTGATCGCCCTTGACGATGTTCTCGTATACCTTGGTACGGCCCGTGATGTCGTCGGACTTGACCGTCAGCATTTCCTGCAGGGTGTAGGAAGCGCCGTAGGCTTCGAGCGCCCACACTTCCATTTCCCCGAAACGCTGGCCGCCGAACTGCGCCTTGCCGCCCAGCGGCTGCTGGGTAACGAGCGAGTACGGACCGGTCGAACGCGCGTGCATCTTGTCGTCGACCAAGTGGTGCAGCTTCAGGTAATGCATATAGCCAACGGTCACCGGGCGCTCGAATTTCTCGCCGGTGCGGCCGTCGAACAACCAGGCCTGCGTGCGGATGTCGGTCAGCTGCATGCGCTGGGCTACCTCGTCGGGGTAGGCCAGTTCCAGCATCTTGGTGATTTCCTCTTCGGTCGCGCCGTCGAACACCGGCGTCGCGAACGGCACGCCGCGCTTCAGGTTGCGAGCCATTTCGATGACTTCTTCGTCGGTCAGGTCAGCGATGCGCGCACCGGTGCCGGTCGTGTTGTAGACCTTTTCCAGGTAGCCGCGCAGCGACTTGGCCTGCGCCGTACGTTCATCGCGCAGCATCTCTTCGATGCGCTGGCCCACGCCCTTGGCGGCCCAGCCCAGATGCACTTCGAGCACCTGCCCGACGTTCATCCGCGAAGGCACACCCAGCGGGTTCAGCACGATGTCGACGGGCGTGCCGTCGGCCATGTGCGGCATGTCCTCGACCGGGGTGATACGCGACACCACGCCCTTGTTGCCGTGACGGCCGGCCATCTTGTCGCCAGGCTGCAGGCGGCGCTTGACGGCCAGGTACACCTTGATCATCTTCAGCACGCCAGGAGGCAGCTCGTCGCCCTGCGTCAGCTTCTTGCGCTTTTCCTCGAATGCCAGGTCGAACTGGTGGCGCTTCTGCTCCAGCGATTCCTTGGCCTGCTCCAGCACCAGCGCATGCTGCTCGTCGGCCAGGCGGATATCGAACCACTGCCAGCGGTCCAGATCGGACAGATAGGCCTTGGTGATGGTCGCGCCCTTGGCGAGCTTGCGCGGACCGCCGTTGACGGCCTTGTTCACCAGCATCTTCTCGATACGGTCGAACTGGTCGTTTTCGACGATGCGCAGCTGGTCGTTCAGGTCCTGGCGATAGCGGCGCAGTTCATCGTCGATGATGGACTGGGCGCGCTTGTCGCGCACGATGCCTTCGCGCGTGAACACCTGCACGTCGATCACCGTGCCGGTCATGCCGGACGGCACGCGCAGCGAGGTGTCCTTAACGTCCGAGGCCTTTTCGCCGAAGATCGCGCGCAGCAGCTTTTCTTCCGGCGTCAGCTGGGTTTCGCCCTTGGGCGTGACCTTGCCGACCAGCACGTCGTCGGGGCCGACTTCGGCGCCGATGTAGGTGATGCCGGAATCGTCCAGGCGGTTCAGCTGCGTTTCCGCCAGGTTGCTGATGTCGCGCGTGATTTCTTCCGGTCCCAGCTTCGTATCGCGGGCGACGACCGTCAGTTCCTCGATGTGGATCGAGGTGTAGCGGTCATCGGCGACGACCTTTTCCGAGATCAGGATCGAGTCTTCGAAGTTGTAGCCGTTCCAGGGCATGAACGCGATCAGCATGTTCTGGCCCAGGGCGAGTTCGCCCAGGTCCGTCGACGCGCCGTCGGCCAGCACGTCGCCCTTGGCGACCTTGTCGCCGCGAGCCACGATGGGACGCTGGTTGATGTTCGTGTTCTGGTTCGAACGCGTGTACTTGATCAGGTTGTAGATGTCCACGCCGACTTCGCCCGCGACGTTTTCCTCGTCATTGACGCGGATCACGATGCGGTCCGCATCGACGTGATCGACCACGCCGCCACGCAGCGCCTGCACGGTGGTGCCGGAGTCGACCGCCACGGTGCGTTCGATGCCGGTGCCGACCAGCGGCTTTTCCGGACGCAGGCAAGGCACGGCCTGGCGCTGCATGTTGGCGCCCATCAGCGCGCGGTTCGCGTCATCGTGTTCCAGGAACGGAATCAGCGATGCGGCGACCGACACGATCTGCGACGGCGCAACGTCCATGTAGTGCACGTTGGTCGGCGACGTCAGCATGGTTTCGCCCGCTTCGCGGCACGCCACCAGGTCGTCGACGAAACGGCCTTCGGGGTCCAGCGCCGCGTTCGCCTGCGCGATAACGTAGTGGCTTTCCTCGATGGCCGACAGGTAGTCGATCTGGTCGCTGACCTTGCCGTCGATGACCTTGCGATACGGCGTTTCCAGGAAGCCGTATTCGTTCAGGCGCGCATATAGCGCCATCGAGTTGATCAGGCCGATGTTCGGGCCTTCCGGCGTTTCGATCGGGCAGACGCGGCCATAGTGCGTGGGATGCACGTCGCGCACTTCGAAGCCGGCGCGTTCGCGCGTCAGGCCGCCCGGGCCCAGTGCGGAGACACGGCGCTTGTGCGTGATTTCCGACAGCGGGTTGGTCTGGTCCATGAACTGCGACAGCTGGCTCGAACCGAAGAACTCCTTGATCGCCGCGGAAATCGGCTTGGAGTTGATCAGGTCGTGCGGCATCAGGTTTTCAGTCTCGGCCTGGCCCAGGCGTTCCTTGACCGCGCGTTCCACGCGCACCAGGCCGGCGCGGAACTGGTTTTCCGCCAGTTCGCCGACGCAACGCACGCGGCGGTTGCCCAGGTGATCGATATCGTCGATCTGGCCACGGCCGTTACGCAGCTCGACCAGCACCTTGATGGTGGCGAGGATGTCCTCGTTGGTCAGCGTCATCGCACCGGTGATGTCATCGCCGCGACCCAGGCGGCTGTTGACCTTCATGCGGCCCACGCGCGACAGATCGTAGGTTTCCTCGCTGTAGAACAGGCGCTGGAACAACGCTTCGACGGCCTCTTCCGTGGGCGGTTCGCCAGGGCGCATCATGCGATAGATGGCCACGCGCGCCGCCATCTGGTCGGCGGTTTCGTCGGTGCGCAGGGTCTGCGAGATGTACGGACCACGATCCAGGTCGTTGGTGTACAGCGTCTGGAATTCCTTGATGTCGGCGGCGCGCAGGGCGCTCAGCACGCTTTCCGTGATCTCGTCATTGGCGTGCGCGACGACCTCGCCGGTGTCGCCATCGACGATGTTCTTGGCCAGCACGCGGCCATACAGGAATTCTTCCGGCACGGAGATGCGTTCGATACCGCCGGCGGCCAGGTCGCGCAGGTGCTTGGCGTTGATGCGCTTGTCCTTTTCGACGATGACCTTGCCCGACTTGTCATTGATGTCGAAGCGGGCCATTTCGCCCTTCCAGCGCTCGGGGATGAATTCCATCATCGCGCCTTCGCCTTGCAGATCGAAGCGATCGAAGTCGAAGAACTCGCTGAGGATGCCTTCCGGCGTCATGCCGATGGCCTTCAGCAGGATCGTCACCGGCATCTTGCGGCGACGGTCCACACGGAAGAACAGCACGTCCTTGGGATCGAATTCGAAGTCCAGCCAGGAACCGCGGTAGGGAATCACGCGGGCCGAGAACAGCAGCTTGCCCGAGCTGTGCGTCTTGCCGCGATCGTGTTCGAAGAACACGCCGGGCGAACGGTGCAGCTGGGACACGATCACACGCTCGGTACCGTTGATGACGAACGAACCGGTGCCCGTCATGAGCGGAATTTCGCCCATGTAGACTTCCTGTTCCTTCACTTCCTTGACGGTCGGCTTGCTGACTTCGCGATCGAGCAGGACGAGACGAACCTTCGCGCGCAGGGGCGACGCGTAGGTCAGGCCACGTTGCTGACATTCCTTGACATCGAACACCGGTTCGCCCAGCACATAGCTGACGAACTCCAGACGCGCCATTCCGTTATGGCTGACGATGGGGAAAATAGACGAGAATGCCGCCTGTAGACCATCGTTGGCCCGCTGCGACGGGGGCGTTTCCGCCTGCAGAAAAGTTAGGTAGGATTGAAGCTGTGTCGCCAGCAGAAAAGGAACGTTCTGGACGTCCTCACGCTTGGCGAAACTTTTGCGGATGCGCTTTTTTTCGGTGTACGAGTAAGGCATGAGCACTCCGACTCGAGGTTACTTGGGCCGTAAACCACGGCCCGGGGTGATGCGACGCTGATACGACTCCAGGAAACCCCACTGAACCCCACTGCCAACTAGGGTTTCCTGGAAACGCAAAAGCCCGGGGACGGCAAACAGCGCTGTCCCCGGGCAACTGGCAAAAGGTCTTATTTGACTTCGACCTTGGCGCCAGCTTCTTCCAGCTTCTTCTTCGCGGCTTCGGCGTCAGCCTTGGCGATGGCTTCCTTCACCGGCTTCGGCGCGCCGTCGACCAGATCCTTCGCTTCCTTCAGGCCCAGGCCCGTCAGTTCGCGAACGGCCTTGATGACGCTGACCTTGTTCGCACCGGCTTCCGTCAGGATGACGGTGAACTCGGTCTGCTCTTCAGCAGCAGCGGCGCCGGCGCCACCAGCGGCGGGGGCAGCCACGGCCACGGCGGCGGCAGCAGCCGACACGCCAAACTTCTCTTCCATATCCTTGATCAGCTCGGACAGCTCGAGCACGGTCATGCCAGCGATGGCGTCAAGGATTTCAGCTTTGCTAAGTGCCATTTTTCAAGAACTCCAGATTTTGGTAATGCCAGGTTCGGTGTCGCTTCGTCGACAACGATTTTCCGTAAGGGCAGGCTTTACGCCGCGGCCTTCTGATCGCGCACGGCGGCGAGGCCACGAGCGAACTTGGTCGGAACTTCGTTGAGCGTACGTGCAAATTGCGCAATCGGGGCTTGCATGGTGCCCATCAACTTCGAGATCAACTCGTCGCGCGAAGGCAGCGTGGCCAGGGCCTTGACGCCTTCTTGGTTCAACAGGTTGTTGGGCAGCGAGCCCCCCTTGATGACCAGCTTGTCGTTGGTTTTTGCGAAGTCGGAGAGCACCTTGGCCGGCGCGACCGGATCAGCGCTGATACCGTAGATCAGCGGACCGGTCAGCTGCTTGGACAACGACTCGAAAGCCGTGCCGTCCACAGCGCGACGAGCCAGCGTGTTCTTCAGAACACGCAGGTACACGCCCGATTGACGCGCAGTCTTGCGCAGTACGGTGACAGAGGCGACGTCCAGACCACGGTACTCGGCGATAACAATCGATTGTGCCTTGGCGACTTGCGCCGAGACTTCCTCGATTACCACCGCTTTCTCTTGGCGATTGAGACTCACGGTTTGAACACTCCATCAAAAGACGTTTCAGGCGGGGGCCCGGAACGTCAACCGAATGCGGCGACCTGGTCGAGTTCTTATAAAGAAATCTTCCATGGGACGCCGTCTACGCTGGATCCGAACCGTGCGGGCTTCGGGATTAAGCTCGCCGCCCGCGTTGGCGTCCTGCTTGCGCAGGACCCATTGCGAGACGGCTTGCTCCAGCGGTCTTTGACAGCAACGTCCGGACGGATCCGGACGCAGCCCAAAGTTCTGTAAAGCCATCCCGGGACCAGGCCTTGAGTCCAAGGCCGGGAACCCGGTGAGCCGGCTATCAGGCAGCCGGCGTCGTCAGCGAGGCGATTTCCACGCGCGCGCCGCCGCCCATCGTGGACGACACGGCCAGCTTGCGCAGATACACGCCCTTGGCGGCAGCGGGACGCGCCTTGTT
It encodes the following:
- a CDS encoding TssQ family T6SS-associated lipoprotein, with the protein product MHILVRLMLTGTVAALAACAAPPAPPPPPPAPSQAAVDALAQVRDRYQAGAYGDVIRTVATSDALATAPADMRVESLKLQAFSYCVTGYRALCEDDFKRILELDPAFTLGPAEIGHPLWGPVFQRAKAANGG
- a CDS encoding MEKHLA domain-containing protein — encoded protein: MDLPLYADPAFIQLLRGSHERLLGRPLLPRPMEARQAAHWLYEEAPFEVLAHDTGADPRFIYGNKAAQRRFEYDWDELTRLPSRLSAEAPNREERERFLERVRRTGFESGYCGIRITKTGKRFLIEQATLWELRDDDGGVHGQAVVIPRTSDL
- the rpoC gene encoding DNA-directed RNA polymerase subunit beta' codes for the protein MKALLDLFKQVSQDEQFDAIKIGIASPEKIRSWSYGEVRKPETINYRTFKPERDGLFCSKIFGPIKDYECLCGKYKRLKHRGVICEKCGVEVTVAKVRRERMGHIELASPVAHIWFLKSLPSRLGMVLDMTLRDIERVLYFEAWCVIEPGMTPLKRGQIMSDDDFLAKTEEYGDDFRALMGAEAVRELLRTIDIDREVETLRGELKATGSEAKIKKISKRLKVLEGFQKSGIKPEWMVMEVLPVLPPDLRPLVPLDGGRFATSDLNDLYRRVINRNNRLKRLLELKAPEIILRNEKRMLQEAVDSLLDNGRRGKAMTGANKRQLKSLADMIKGKSGRFRQNLLGKRVDYSGRSVIVVGPQLKLHQCGLPKLMALELFKPFIFNRLEMMGLATTIKAAKKLVESQEPVVWDILEEVIREHPVMLNRAPTLHRLGIQAFEPVLIEGKAIQLHPLVCAAFNADFDGDQMAVHVPLSLEAQLEARTLMLASNNVLFPANGEPSIVPSQDIVLGLYYTTRERINGRGEGIFFTDVAEVQRAYDNGEVELQTRITVRLTEFDKDEQGEWQPVVRRYETTVGRALLSEILPRGLPFTVLNKALKKKEISRLINQSFRRCGLRDTVIFADKLMQSGFRLATRGGISIAMNDMLIPSAKETILGEASREVKEIDKQYSSGLVTSQERYNNVVDIWGKAGDKVGKAMMEQLATEPVINRHGEEVRQESFNSIYMMADSGARGSAAQIRQLAGMRGLMAKPDGSIIETPITANFREGLNVLQYFISTHGARKGLADTALKTANSGYLTRRLVDVTQDLVIIEDDCGTSQGYSMKALVEGGEVIEPLRDRILGRVAAIDIVNPDTQETAIEAGTLLDEDLVDLIDRIGVDEVKVRTPLTCETRHGLCAHCYGRDLGRGYMVNVGEAVGVIAAQSIGEPGTQLTMRTFHIGGAASRSALASAVETKSNGTVGFASTMRYVTNAKGERVAISRSGEIVIHDDNGRERERHKIPYGATVLVGDGEAVKAGARLASWDPLTRPIVSEYAGQVRFENIEEGVTVAKQVDEVTGLSTLVVITPKTRGGKIVMRPQIKLVNESGEEVKIAGTDHSVNISFPVGALITVRDGQQVTVGEVLARIPQESQKTRDITGGLPRVAELFEARSPKDAGMLADVTGTVSFGKDTKGKQRLVITDLEGVSHEFLIPKEKQVLVHDGQVVNKGEMIVDGPADPHDILRLQGIEKLATYIVDEVQDVYRLQGVKINDKHIEVIVRQMLRRVNIVDAGDTEFIPGEQVERSELLNENDRVVAEEKRPASYDNVLLGITKASLSTDSFISAASFQETTRVLTEAAIMGKRDDLRGLKENVIVGRLIPAGTGLAYHLARKDKEALEAAEREAARQLANPFEEAPATIGSDIESDVAPEGGHEPAAE